A single Gammaproteobacteria bacterium DNA region contains:
- a CDS encoding PAS domain S-box protein has protein sequence MAAPTCSSDECSRRNHDPAEINTAGCGACEIAQRFMSLIEAGPSVIVCLSPDCRILEFNRAAVRLYGRQRASVLGQDYIQLFVPKAHQKLVVDNIKRILDGFPTRSFENPVRTPDGEQRVLLWSISRILDVAGVPTGVIAVGQDITERQQADEALIEQQRQLRTLASELALAGQRERRRVAIGLHDQVGQALAMAKLKLRAVLDSDLSANTRRSLMESQALLDQSIQATRSLTFQLSSAVLRELGLEAALQQLVEWFDAEHKDTRFVFETDNQAKPVSEEKDLMIYDIARELLFNATKYAQARTVSLTVECVNDHLHILIQDDGVGFDTTRLKDAPSAEGGVGYFSIRERLNYLGGELDVESSIGHGTRTTLIVPCDEP, from the coding sequence ATGGCAGCACCGACTTGCTCATCGGACGAGTGTTCCCGTCGGAATCACGATCCAGCGGAAATCAACACAGCGGGATGCGGTGCATGTGAAATCGCACAGCGATTCATGTCTCTTATTGAGGCAGGGCCGAGCGTGATTGTTTGCTTATCGCCGGATTGCCGCATCCTCGAATTCAATCGTGCGGCTGTGCGATTGTACGGGCGACAGCGAGCATCAGTTCTGGGACAAGACTATATCCAGCTGTTTGTTCCCAAGGCCCACCAGAAACTCGTTGTCGACAACATCAAACGGATCCTTGACGGATTCCCGACGCGGTCTTTTGAAAACCCTGTTCGAACACCCGACGGGGAACAACGGGTCTTACTGTGGAGTATCAGCCGTATCCTCGATGTCGCCGGCGTACCTACCGGCGTCATCGCCGTGGGGCAGGATATTACCGAACGCCAGCAAGCCGATGAAGCGCTCATCGAGCAGCAACGCCAACTTCGGACCTTGGCATCGGAACTGGCGTTGGCTGGACAGCGAGAACGGCGACGTGTAGCGATCGGCCTGCACGATCAAGTTGGTCAGGCTTTGGCGATGGCCAAGCTCAAGCTTCGAGCTGTGCTTGACTCGGACCTGTCCGCCAACACCAGACGATCGCTAATGGAAAGCCAAGCATTGTTGGATCAGTCGATTCAGGCCACCCGATCGCTGACGTTCCAGTTGAGTTCCGCGGTGCTGCGGGAACTGGGATTGGAGGCCGCATTACAACAACTCGTTGAGTGGTTCGACGCCGAGCACAAAGATACCCGGTTCGTATTTGAGACCGATAACCAAGCGAAACCCGTAAGCGAAGAAAAGGACTTAATGATTTACGATATTGCGCGCGAACTGTTGTTCAACGCCACCAAGTACGCGCAGGCGCGCACCGTCAGTCTAACAGTCGAATGCGTGAATGATCATCTTCACATCTTAATTCAAGACGATGGGGTCGGGTTCGACACAACTCGCCTGAAAGACGCTCCCAGTGCCGAGGGAGGAGTCGGATACTTCAGTATCCGAGAGCGCCTGAACTATCTCGGCGGTGAACTCGATGTAGAATCGTCCATCGGTCATGGCACGCGAACTACGTTAATAGTCCCCTGTGATGAACCATGA
- a CDS encoding GspH/FimT family pseudopilin — MRKESGATLIELVVTLGIAAILTTQAVAGLSRLVRVNQLTTETNRMISALALARSEAIKRGVRVTVCGSTHGSACDVPGGYEQGWVVFEDRNNDARIGEDESIISFYNANKDDSLTIRGNRPVASYVSYVSSGVSRRITGGFQAGSITLCNEAAGRKIVIGATGRARAVETTCR, encoded by the coding sequence ATGCGCAAGGAATCCGGCGCCACGCTGATCGAACTGGTCGTCACCCTCGGTATCGCCGCTATCCTGACCACCCAGGCTGTCGCGGGACTCTCGCGGCTCGTCCGGGTCAATCAATTGACCACCGAGACGAACCGTATGATTTCCGCGCTGGCGCTTGCCCGCTCCGAGGCAATAAAGCGCGGTGTGCGCGTAACCGTCTGCGGGAGCACCCACGGCAGCGCCTGCGATGTACCCGGGGGTTACGAACAGGGCTGGGTGGTTTTCGAGGACCGGAACAACGATGCCCGGATCGGTGAGGACGAATCGATCATATCCTTCTATAACGCCAACAAGGACGACTCATTGACCATTCGCGGTAACCGACCCGTCGCCAGCTACGTTTCCTACGTGTCCTCCGGGGTCAGTCGTCGTATCACCGGGGGATTTCAGGCCGGCTCGATCACATTGTGTAACGAAGCCGCGGGTAGGAAGATCGTAATCGGCGCGACTGGCCGAGCCAGAGCGGTCGAGACGACTTGCCGATAA
- a CDS encoding GspH/FimT family pseudopilin, protein MMKTQTGVTLIEMMIALAVLAFLITVAIPGFQELFRGNRVVTQANQVLHGLALARSEAVKRSAPITICKNNGASPPGCNNANNNVWESGWIIFADANGNGAYDAGEEILVEDATAAGYSVRTTNNYQTIQFLPNGTPNFSDTFKVCRPDADTQKSRSVTINAIGRASVTEGTTACP, encoded by the coding sequence ATGATGAAAACGCAGACTGGAGTCACATTGATCGAGATGATGATTGCGCTCGCGGTACTCGCATTTCTGATCACCGTGGCGATACCGGGATTTCAGGAGCTGTTTCGCGGGAACCGCGTCGTCACCCAGGCAAACCAGGTCCTGCACGGGCTGGCACTGGCGAGAAGCGAGGCCGTCAAGCGCAGCGCCCCGATCACCATCTGCAAGAACAACGGCGCCTCTCCCCCCGGCTGCAACAACGCCAACAACAACGTCTGGGAGTCCGGGTGGATCATCTTCGCCGATGCCAACGGCAACGGGGCCTACGACGCCGGAGAGGAGATTCTCGTCGAGGATGCGACGGCAGCCGGTTACTCGGTCCGCACCACGAATAACTACCAGACGATCCAGTTTCTGCCGAACGGGACCCCCAATTTTTCCGACACCTTCAAGGTGTGCAGGCCGGACGCCGATACACAGAAGTCACGCAGCGTGACGATCAACGCCATCGGGCGGGCTTCGGTAACCGAAGGCACGACGGCGTGTCCATGA
- the pilV gene encoding type IV pilus modification protein PilV, with protein sequence MNVSTLRPDCVGRNRLDPHRLLIASGGYTLIEILVSVLVLAIGLLGLAQLQLMSIQNTHSSHLRSIATALAYDMADRVRANPAGFQTGAYNNPAATQDASCLAAGCAPGAMAGHDAFEWQTDVAALLPSGAAVICLDSTPNDGIPGTPDCDGGGQIYAIKIWWADDKTGNLQQFVTNFEP encoded by the coding sequence ATGAACGTAAGCACCTTAAGACCGGATTGCGTTGGCCGAAACAGGTTAGACCCTCATCGGCTACTGATTGCGAGCGGCGGCTATACGCTGATCGAGATCCTCGTCTCGGTGCTGGTGCTGGCGATCGGCCTGCTCGGACTTGCTCAGCTTCAGCTCATGTCCATCCAGAACACACACAGCTCGCATCTGAGAAGCATCGCGACCGCGTTGGCCTATGACATGGCGGACAGGGTTCGCGCCAATCCGGCGGGCTTTCAGACCGGGGCCTATAACAATCCCGCCGCGACCCAGGACGCGAGCTGCCTCGCCGCGGGTTGCGCTCCGGGCGCGATGGCAGGACACGACGCCTTCGAATGGCAGACCGACGTTGCCGCGCTACTGCCTTCCGGCGCGGCGGTCATCTGCCTGGACAGCACACCGAACGACGGCATACCGGGGACACCCGACTGCGACGGCGGCGGTCAGATCTACGCCATCAAGATCTGGTGGGCCGATGACAAGACCGGCAACCTCCAGCAATTCGTCACGAACTTCGAGCCATGA